One genomic region from Chthonomonas calidirosea T49 encodes:
- a CDS encoding ABC transporter ATP-binding protein, whose protein sequence is MLTVSNLSVYYGAVRALDGVSLEVMPGEIVAMIGANGAGKSTTMRSISGLVKPRSGEITFLGKAIHRLAPHEIVQLGISHAPEGRRVFAEMTVMENLRLGAYVREHSKASVREDLERMFTIFPRLKERQTQLAGTLSGGEQQMLAIARALMARPQLLLLDEPSLGLAPNLVQTIFRVIQEINASGVTILLVEQNANQALRIAHRGYVIETGRIVLEDKAANLLNNPMVRSAYLGETS, encoded by the coding sequence ATGCTGACCGTTTCAAATCTCTCGGTTTATTACGGGGCGGTGCGCGCGCTCGATGGAGTGTCCCTCGAGGTTATGCCCGGCGAAATCGTTGCGATGATAGGGGCTAACGGAGCAGGGAAAAGCACAACCATGCGCTCCATCTCTGGTTTGGTAAAGCCTCGATCAGGGGAAATAACCTTCCTAGGTAAAGCCATACACCGTTTGGCCCCCCATGAGATCGTACAATTAGGCATATCCCACGCCCCAGAGGGCAGGCGCGTTTTTGCTGAAATGACCGTCATGGAGAATCTGCGCTTAGGAGCCTATGTTCGTGAGCATAGTAAAGCCTCCGTGCGAGAGGATTTAGAACGGATGTTTACCATCTTTCCGCGCCTGAAGGAACGCCAAACTCAGCTGGCAGGCACGTTGTCGGGCGGCGAGCAACAGATGCTGGCCATCGCACGGGCATTGATGGCTCGGCCACAACTGCTTCTGCTTGATGAACCTTCCTTGGGGCTAGCCCCCAATCTGGTGCAAACGATTTTTCGAGTTATCCAGGAGATCAATGCAAGCGGGGTCACCATCCTTCTGGTGGAGCAAAATGCAAATCAGGCTCTTCGTATCGCACATCGTGGCTATGTTATCGAAACCGGCCGTATCGTGCTAGAAGACAAGGCTGCCAATCTATTGAATAACCCTATGGTACGAAGCGCCTATCTAGGAGAGACATCGTAG
- the gcvT gene encoding glycine cleavage system aminomethyltransferase GcvT, with the protein MLYRTPLHEAHVRLGARLTPFAGWEMPLSYRSILEEARSVRHHVGIFDISHMGRLKIVGRDAASLLQFLTTNDVKALSSGMAHYSLLANQQGGIKDDIIVYKMNEDEFLVVVNASNTAKDIAWIESFSLQTEGEGVGEELHIENITPHTAMIAVQGPKAETVLATALDTSELKEIERFAHRTIVVKKGGVSTELLCCRTGYTGEDGFELIVPNAYAQVIWESLLAVGAIPCGLGARDTLRIEAGYPLYGHEIDEDISPVEAGLMWVVKLEKGDFIGREAIIEVKRLGPRRRLMGLLVQGRALPRQGYTIYHEDQEVGVVTSGTFSPHREASIALGFLNAEVARPHLTVEIDIRGQRHTATVVPKKELLQKPHMEEKS; encoded by the coding sequence ATGCTTTATAGGACTCCTCTCCACGAAGCTCATGTGAGACTAGGAGCTCGGCTTACCCCGTTTGCGGGATGGGAGATGCCCTTATCTTATAGGTCGATTCTCGAGGAAGCACGGAGTGTACGTCATCATGTGGGTATTTTCGATATATCGCACATGGGACGCCTTAAAATTGTAGGTCGAGATGCTGCCTCTCTTCTACAGTTTTTGACCACGAACGATGTTAAGGCTCTGTCCAGCGGTATGGCGCATTACTCTCTATTGGCTAATCAACAGGGAGGGATCAAAGACGATATCATTGTTTATAAAATGAATGAGGATGAATTTTTGGTTGTAGTCAACGCCTCTAATACCGCTAAAGATATCGCATGGATAGAATCTTTCTCACTGCAAACGGAGGGGGAGGGCGTCGGCGAAGAGCTCCACATAGAGAACATAACGCCGCACACAGCCATGATCGCCGTGCAAGGTCCCAAGGCGGAAACTGTTCTCGCAACGGCACTTGACACCTCAGAATTAAAAGAGATAGAACGATTTGCGCATCGGACTATTGTGGTTAAAAAGGGGGGAGTCAGTACGGAACTTTTATGTTGCCGTACTGGCTATACAGGTGAGGATGGCTTCGAATTGATCGTTCCTAACGCGTACGCGCAGGTTATATGGGAGAGCTTGCTGGCTGTAGGAGCGATTCCGTGCGGGTTAGGAGCACGCGACACGTTACGTATTGAGGCCGGCTATCCGCTCTATGGGCACGAGATTGATGAAGATATTTCGCCCGTGGAAGCGGGGCTTATGTGGGTTGTTAAGCTAGAAAAGGGCGATTTTATTGGCCGTGAAGCTATTATCGAGGTGAAGCGGTTAGGCCCTCGGCGCCGGCTAATGGGGCTTCTTGTACAGGGGAGGGCGCTCCCTCGGCAGGGGTATACTATATACCACGAGGATCAAGAAGTAGGAGTTGTGACGAGCGGTACGTTCTCTCCACACCGAGAGGCTAGCATCGCTCTAGGCTTTCTCAATGCCGAAGTGGCGCGTCCCCACCTAACCGTGGAGATAGATATTCGTGGTCAAAGACACACGGCTACGGTTGTGCCCAAGAAAGAGCTGCTTCAGAAACCGCACATGGAGGAAAAAAGTTGA
- the gcvH gene encoding glycine cleavage system protein GcvH: MSLIPEDLKYSKTHEWVRVENGIAVIGITDHAQSELGDVVYLSLPEVGRILKYDEPFGEVESVKAVSELYSPVSGEVVEVNTAIIDSTEVINEDPFGRGWLIKVEMSDPSELDRLMDASAYAKYCEES, translated from the coding sequence TTGAGCCTTATTCCTGAAGACCTAAAGTATAGCAAAACGCACGAGTGGGTGCGTGTGGAAAACGGCATCGCGGTGATTGGTATCACCGATCACGCGCAGTCGGAACTTGGCGATGTGGTCTATCTAAGTTTGCCCGAAGTGGGGCGCATTCTCAAATACGATGAACCCTTTGGCGAGGTAGAGTCGGTTAAAGCGGTTTCGGAGCTCTACTCGCCCGTGAGTGGTGAAGTTGTTGAAGTGAACACAGCTATTATAGATAGCACTGAAGTCATTAACGAGGATCCATTTGGGCGAGGATGGCTGATAAAGGTGGAGATGAGCGACCCAAGCGAGCTTGATAGATTGATGGATGCCAGCGCCTACGCAAAGTATTGCGAGGAGAGCTAG
- the gcvPA gene encoding aminomethyl-transferring glycine dehydrogenase subunit GcvPA, translating to MSYISNTDNERKEMLAAIGVDRIEDLFAPVPEAVRLKRLLNLPGPSDELALLRHCEKMAALNKDISSSLSFLGAGIYDHFRPAIIEVLVERGEFLTSYTPYQPEMSQGMLQVLYEYQTLICALTGMDIANASMYDGATALAEAAMMTTDITNRDEVVVLSTVHPHYRQVLQTYLHWAQFVYKEVAPNLEAISAALSERTACVVLQQPDFLGYVASDIANTIEIVHAVGALAVTIVDPISLGILCTPADVGADIAVGEGQGLGISPGYGGPLLGFFACRKEYTRYLPGRIVGATTDQLGRRGYTMTLRTREQDIRREKATSNICTNQTLLALAATIYLCALGKNGLRKVAELVIRKAHYAREALCSIPDITDPFPGRPFFKEFVIQLPIPAQDVCDKLLEKGIMGGLPLQPYYPELGNALLVCVTETKTREQIDRYAETLQSVVTEMTAYAK from the coding sequence ATGAGCTATATTAGCAATACCGATAATGAGCGCAAGGAGATGCTCGCCGCCATCGGAGTGGACCGTATAGAAGATCTGTTTGCTCCGGTACCCGAGGCAGTCCGACTCAAACGTCTGCTTAATCTCCCCGGCCCCAGTGACGAGCTAGCACTTCTGCGCCATTGCGAGAAGATGGCTGCACTTAACAAGGATATCTCCTCGTCGCTTTCATTCTTAGGGGCAGGCATCTATGATCACTTTCGACCGGCGATCATTGAAGTGCTCGTAGAACGTGGGGAGTTTCTGACATCCTATACGCCGTATCAGCCGGAGATGAGCCAGGGTATGCTGCAGGTTCTCTATGAGTACCAGACGCTCATCTGTGCACTGACCGGTATGGATATCGCGAACGCCTCGATGTACGATGGTGCCACGGCGCTTGCCGAGGCCGCCATGATGACAACGGATATTACCAATCGCGATGAGGTTGTCGTTTTATCCACAGTGCATCCTCACTATCGGCAGGTCTTGCAAACGTATCTTCACTGGGCGCAATTCGTTTACAAGGAGGTTGCGCCCAACTTGGAAGCCATCTCTGCAGCGCTTTCAGAGAGAACCGCTTGTGTTGTCCTGCAACAACCAGACTTTTTAGGGTATGTAGCGTCCGACATTGCAAATACGATTGAGATCGTTCACGCCGTAGGAGCTTTGGCAGTCACCATTGTGGACCCCATCTCTTTAGGGATTCTATGCACACCGGCAGATGTGGGGGCGGATATCGCCGTAGGAGAAGGGCAGGGACTTGGTATCTCTCCTGGGTATGGGGGCCCGCTGCTAGGTTTCTTCGCCTGCCGGAAGGAGTATACGAGGTACCTTCCCGGACGGATCGTTGGAGCGACAACGGATCAGCTAGGACGGCGAGGGTATACCATGACCCTTCGTACTCGTGAGCAGGATATCCGCAGGGAAAAGGCGACGAGCAATATCTGCACCAACCAAACGCTTCTGGCTTTGGCTGCAACGATATACCTCTGCGCTTTGGGTAAGAACGGCCTTCGGAAAGTCGCTGAACTCGTTATCCGCAAGGCGCACTATGCACGAGAGGCGCTTTGCAGCATTCCAGATATCACCGATCCCTTCCCTGGAAGGCCTTTCTTCAAAGAGTTTGTCATTCAACTCCCTATTCCCGCCCAAGACGTTTGTGACAAGCTGCTTGAGAAAGGCATTATGGGAGGGCTTCCTCTACAGCCCTATTATCCAGAACTCGGTAATGCGTTGCTGGTATGCGTTACGGAGACAAAGACACGAGAGCAGATCGATCGTTATGCTGAGACACTGCAGAGTGTAGTTACGGAAATGACTGCCTATGCTAAATAA